AGGGCCGGGCCGTGCTGCTGAGCTTCGCGGGACTCGCGGAGTTGATCTCTCGACGCCTTGAATCTGTCCGATTGCTTCGGGCGGAAACGCGTATCGCTCACGAGCTCAGTGCTCCAGTTTAGAACAAGTCTTCGAAAAACGCTAGTCTAGGTCGAAGATTCCTCCGCCACGTCCTCGCAGTGGCACGCGGAATCCCCGAGATCCGCGTCGATCGGCGACCCGCGCCGTGAGGAGTTCCCATGCCACAGCCCACCACGCTGCTCGTCTTCGCGCACCGAGACGAGGCGTCGGCGTTCGCCGACGTGCCGCACCTCGTGACCGGCGTGGGAAAGGTGAACGCCGCGGTATCGCTCGCGACCGCTCTCGCAGTGGGCGGGATCGACCAGGTGGTGGTGCTCGGCACAGCGGGGGTCGTGAGCGACGGCCCGGAGCGACCGAGCCTCGAGGACGTCTACCAGATCACGGGCGTGGTGCAGCACGACTTCTCGCTGCCCTCGCCGGAGCTGCGTCCGGCGGGCCCCGCGATCCTGCCCCCCGAGCGCACCGCCGTGATCGCGACCGGGGACGTCTTCGTGCAGAACGACGCGCAGCGCGCCCGCATCGCCGGTCTCGGCGCCTCGCTCGTCGATATGGAGGCGTACGCCTACGCGAGCGTGTGCGAGCGTCTCGGGGTGCCGCTGCAGCTGTTCAAGGTGCCGTCCGACTTCGCCGACAGCGCGACCACCGACGAGGAGTGGGACACGATCGTCTTCCGCAAGAGCGAGCAGCTGCGGGAGTTCTGGGACCGGCTCGCCTGAGGTCTGTCTGCGCTGTTCGGCGCGTTCGCCTGACGCCCGTCGTCCGCGTCGTTCGAATGACGCCCGTCCGCGTCGTTCACATGACGCGTGAGGCCCCTGCGTCGCCGCATGAGGGGCCGCATGCGTCATCTCGGTGTGGCCGACGCGACGGGGGTTATAGGCCAGAAAGAGTGGATGGAAACGGCGTCTAGCCGCGTGAACACGCGGTAAAACCGGGATCGTTATACCCCGGCACCCTTAACTGTGCCGAATCCCCTGAACTCGACCTTCTGCATGCTATGCGGGACCAAACTCGTGAAGAACGGGAAACACCCCTCAGGAACACAGCGTTGGCGATGCAAGAACTGCGGCACCTCGAGCGTTCGGAAACGCCCCGATCTCACCCAGCGTGAGCAGTTGCGCGAGTTCGTGTCCTGGCTCACGGGCAAGCATTCTCAACCCGAGATCGATGGCACCCGGACCGGGCGCACGTTCCGCCGTAGAACGGCCTGGTGCTGGGGCATGCGGCCGACATTGCCGCCCTGCAAGACGATCTTCCACGCGGTCATGGTCGATGGGATCTGGATCGGATCGTGGTGCTTGCTGATCGCGCTCTCCGACACCGGCCGGGTGCTCGCCTGGCAGTGGTCAGGCGGGGAAACCACCGCAGCCTGGGCCGCGCTGCTCGAGCAGATCCCGTCTCCCGGGGTGCTGGTCTCGGACGGTGGCAGCGGGCTCCCGTCCGCACTCCGGCAGGCATGGCCGCACACGCAGCATCAACGCTGTCTGTTCCACCTGCAACTGAACGTGACCCGGCACCTCACGAGGAATCCACGCACCAGAGCCGGGCGCGCCCTGCGCCAGCTCGTGATGCAGCTGGGCGAGGTCTGGGACGAGGACGCCGCGATCTCGTGGCAGATCCGACTCGATGAATGGTGGCGCGCATTCGGACACCTCACCCGCGAACGAACTCTGCTGAGAAACGGGAACTTCGGTTTCACCCATGACCGACTCCGCAAAGCCTGGCTCCTGGTCCGCAACGTGGTCAGGAAAAACCTGCTGTTCACCTACATCATCTACGGGAACCCACGCACGACCTCCCCGCTGGAAGGCGGCGTGAACGCGCAACTGCGAGACCTCCTCAAGCGTCACCGCGGCATGAGCGAGGAGCACCGCAGGCGAGCCGCGGAATGGTTCCTCACCCTGCACGAACTCTCACTCGACGAGGCACTCAACACTGCCGCTCCGGAACCGCAGAAGCCACCACCGAAACCACAGGAAGAACCCACCGGACCCGCCCTCTACGACACCGGCCTCGATGCCAGCGAAGGACTCTGGAAACGAACCGGCTGGGCCGGCCGGGCCTGAACACGCCCAACGCCATCCACTCTTTCTGGCCGGTAACCCCGCGACGGGACGCGCGAGACGCATGACGAAGGCCCCGGATCCGTTGATTTCTCAAGGATCTCGGGGCCTTCATTCTGGCGGTGACGGTGGGATTTGAACCCACGGTGCGGGGTTACCGCACACGACTTTTCGAGAGTCGCACCTTCGGCCGCTCGGACACGTCACCGCGAAAAAGAATACGGCATCCGGTTGCGCAACGCGAATCGAGGCGGGAATATCGGGCGTGTCCGAGGGCAGCGCTGCGGATCTCAGCGGCGGCGGGTCGTGGCCAGGGGCGATCCGGGCCTCGACCCGGTTCCCGAACCCGGGACGGCCCCCGACCCCGACGAGCCGGCTCCCGTACTCGCCTTACGAGCTTCCTCACCGCTGATGAGATTGCCGAGTCGCGCCTTCATCGCCTCTCTGCTCGAGACTCCGAGCTTGGCGCGCGCCTGCGCGAGGTGCGATTCGACGGTGCGCACGCTGCAGCGCATGCGCTCGGCGATCTCGCGGTTGCTGAGGCCCTCGGCAGCGAGCTGCGCGGTGACGGTCTCGCGCGGGGTGAGCCGTTCGCGAGGCGGCGTGGAGATCGCGTCGGCGTTGAACCAGGGCACGCTTCGCGCGGCGCCGGCACGTAGCGCGGCGAGGCGCGCATCGGTCGCGGTCACACTGCCGCTCGCGCGACGCCGCAGGAAGATGCGTCGGGCTTCCCGCAGAGCGTACGCCGCGGGTGCCCGGAATCCGAGGGACTCGAGGCTCTCGGCCGCGCGGAGCAGGGCTGCCGGATTCTGGGCGCGCAGGGCCTCGAGGTGCGCGCGGATCGGGCCCTGGTGCGGCAGCGCTTCGAGCTCTGCAGGGTCCCCCGAGCCGATTCGCGCGCGGCCCGCGGGTGATGCGGGATCGGCGAAGGCCTCCGCCCGTACGCTGTCGAGCTGCCCGGAGAAGTAGATGAGCACCTGCGTGCTGTACAGCCGCAGCGCTTGCGGGTCCTGATCCTGATCGAACGACAGGTGACTCACCGTTCTGATGAAGTCGGTGAGGCGGAAGGCGATGAAGCGGGGCAGATGGTCTGCGAAACCCACCCACTCCAAGAGCGAGCGCGTCAGGTCGCCGTGGAGGAAGGCCGTGCGGGCGGCGAAGAGGTGGGTGACCCAGATGCGGTGGCGGGAGGATCCCGGGAGTCGGTCGACGAGGTTGCGCAACCGGGGATCATCGCCGGGCCCGGGTGAGAAGAACCGGATGATGCTCTGCGCGACGACTGCTGTCGACAGGACATCTCGCAGGCTCTCGGAGGCGTGGACCGCGAGGCGGGCGATCCGCGGTTCGACATCGTCGACGTTTAAGGAGCGGTAGCGCACGCCGTTCAGCGCCGCTTCGAAGGAGAGCAACTGCTGCGCCAGCAGTGAGATCTCGGGTCGCGGGTGGGTGCGGGCGATCCGCAGCAGTTCGGGAGCGTCTTCGGCGAGCGGCTCCGCGTCGTTCCAGCGTCGGATCACCAGCTGTGTGTCCGACCACTCCGGATCGTCGGGAGCGATATCGGGATCGGGTTCGAACGGCAGGCCGGCCTCCGCCGCCAGATTGCTCCGTAGGAAGCCTGCGGCGATCCTCTTCTCCGGCTCCGTCGGCGGGAGGTCGCAGTTGCCATGCGGCGGAGTCGCGCCGAGAAGCGACTGCAGCCCCACGTGCGCGTCGCGGAGCACGGTGACGAGTCTCGCGCGGGCGAGAGAGCAGAGGCCCGGGCCCTGCTGCCCCAGGCGCAGGAGCAGATCGCGGGCCCTCGCGCCCTCGCCGAAGCTGACGAGATCACCGATCACACGCTTCAGGAAGGACGTGTGCTGCTCGCTGAGCAGAGGATCGGAGACGATCGAGCGATCGTTGCGACTGAGTACGCCGGCGCAGAAGATCGCCTCGTGGTCGGGGAGCGGGATCCCGTAGGTCTCTTGCGAGAGCAGGTGGGCGGCGGTGCTCTGCCGAACGCGGCCGAGCGTATCGGGTGTGGTCAGACTGCGCACGGCTGCGGCGTAGAGCCCCGGCACTCCGAAGAGCCCGGGTGAGTCGGGGTGGGGGAGCAGGAGGCCGCTGTCGAAGAGCCTCGACTGCGTGTCCGCCCCGAAGACGTCGGCGATACCGCTGCGGCTGCGCGGGCCGATCTCGGAGAGCACAATGGCCGCGGCGATCTGCTCGGAGGTGAGTTGCGATTCGGCGATGCGGATGGGGTGGTGCAGCGTCGACAGGTGCAGGTCGGAGGCGTGCGTGCGAAGGATCTTGGGGCGCGGCGTGCTCGAGAGGGATCCGCTGCGGTGCAACTGCAGCAGCGTCAGTGCGGCGCCAGGCAGCCCCCAGGAGAGCTGCTGGATGGCGGCGACCGTCACCGATGACAGCGGCTCGGGGCTGGCTCGATGCACGAGCCGGGCGATCCGGTCGTCGGAGAGCGGTTCGAGCCGGATCGGTTGGATGCGCTCGAGGATGCTCCTCGCCTCCGGGAACCGCTCGTGGAGGCGCCGCATGCGCTCGCCGTACCCCGTGGACGCGGACGACTCGGTGATCGTGGCGAGCACGTTCGATCCTGCGGCGACGCGTTCGGCCATCGCCTGCAGCGCCTCGGACGAGGCGAATTCGCAGTCGTCGACGAGGGTCAGCGCGCCGGGCGGCAGCTGTTCGATGCGTTGCGCGGCATCGGGGTCGGTGCCCTCGACGATGAAGTGCTGTACATCGTGCTCGGAGAGAGACGCTGAGAGCGAGCGCAGCAGGTGGGATTTGCCGCTGCCGTTCGGCCCCGTCACGAGGACCGGATCGGAGCTACTGAGAACATGACGCAGGATCGTCTCCCGGACCTCTTCGCCGGTCGCTTCGATCGCCCCCTGCATGATGCTCCCCCTTGATCGGCCAGTAGGTCACCCACAAAAGTTCCCCAACAAATGTGCTACTGAACATGCACCACACTAGATGGTTTTTCGGGCCTGCTTCCGGCGTCTGCGCACGGCGTGGCCGTTCCGTTACGCGACACGCCCGCATCATTTCAGGGTCGCGGTTCTTATCTCTCAGTAGTCATCGGTCTCTGAGTGAGTAGTGGTCGGTGCGGACGTGCGGGCTGCGGAGACTCGTGGACCTCCTGAACCTTTGCTGAGAGTCTCAGTTCGGGTGTCTCTGTGTCCCGCGCGATCCTCGTGCGGCGGTGGAGGCGCGCACTGGACCATTGCCAAATAACGAGATGACTGGGGAGTCTCTTGGAAAATACGAACGAACTAAAGAGACGGGGCCGCAGACGCGGTTTCCGTGCTCTTGCGCTCGGCGCGGCGACGGTGACCGCTGTGGCAGGCGGAGTGGCGATCGCGCCGCTCACTGCCTCGGCGGACACCGTCGACGTCACCGCCGACTCGGCGGCGCACGGCCACGCTCTGTGGCTCGATGCGCTCTCTCTGGACGTAGCAGGTACTGCGTCCTCGCTCAGCGAGTTCCCGGATAACGCCGGACCGAACACCGAATCGCTCAATCTCGAGGCCCTCGGGCTGCTCAACGTCGACCTCGGCGGGGTCAACCTTCCGCTGATCGGCGATGGCACGAACGGCGGGTTGCTGCATCTCGGCAACCTCGGTGCGATCTCGAGCTGGTCGTCGTCGCCCTCGCTGACGGAGTCCTCCGCTTCCTCCGGACTCATCAACGCCGACGGTTCGCTCGATGTCGATGCGGATGGAAACGGCGCGAACTTCGAGCGCGGCAAGCTCGATGCGACCGGTCTGCTGCGGCAGGTGCTGAGCGACGAACTCGTGAACACGGTGCTGAGCGAAGCTTCGGTGAGCATCGGTGCACTCGGATCCCGGGCGGATTCCGTCTCGGGCGAGGTCACGAGCGAGTACATGTTCTCGGGCCTCGGTCTCGATGTGAAGAGCCCGCTGGTCGCGGATCTCACCGGTGAGATCGACGGCGCGGTCGGTGGCATCCTCGGACCGATCGAATCGGCGATTCAGGACGGCGGCGCCCTCAGCACCGCGATCACCAACCTCGTGAACTCGCTGGACGGGCTCCCGCTGGTCGATGCGCAGCTGAACGCTTTCGGTGTCGACACGACGTCGCTGACGAGCGAGGTTCGTGAGGCGCTGCTGCAGACGCCGCTCGAGAACGCCGAGGGATCGGTTTCGATCAGCCTTGCCGACGGCACGATCCACGTGGATCTGGATCGGCTCGTGGTGGATGGCTCGGGCGCGACGAGCCTGAGCACCCTCCCCGCGAACACCCAGGTGCTCGACGATGCCACTGTCACCGCGATTCTCGATGGTGTGAGCGACGCGCTCATCGGCAACGGCCCGAACTCCCTCGTGACCAAGGCCGTGGACCTCATCACTCAGGGGATCTACGACCTCGCGGTGACCCTGGATATCGAGGTGGGCCTGAGCGTCAACTACCTCCTCGGGACGCTCGATGTGGCTAAGGGACCCATCACCGTCAACACCAGCATCGGCAGCCTCATCGGCGCCGAGGGATACGACGCGCCGGTTGTGAACGTCGAGGGTGTGGCTCTGCTGCCGGGCCTTCCGATTCCGGTGAACATCGGCACGCTGCTGCAGCCGGTCGTCGATCTGCTGACCTCGACGCTGACCACCATCGGCGGCGAGATTCTCGATCCGCTCGTGAGCACTGCCGTCGCGAACGTGCAGCCTGCGCTCATGACCGTGGTCGAGGGCGTTGTCACTCCGGTGATCTCCGCGCTCGAGCCGCTGCTGCAGAACCTGCTGACCATCACGATCAACGAGCAGCCGACGCTTGCCGGCGGCCAGGGCGACTTCGGCGAGGGCAGCTTCACGGTTCGCGCGCTGAGCATCAGCCTCCTGCCGAACGTCGCGACGAACGGCGCTGTGGCTCTGCAGCTCGGATCGTCGACCGTCGACGCTCTCGACGAGGTGCCGGCGACGCTCCAGGCTTCGCCGAACCCGGTGCTGCAGGGCGGCACCGTCACGCTGACCGGCACCGGATTCGAGCCCGGAGAGGACGTGGAGATCACCCTCCCCGACGGCACCACCACCACGGTGACCGCCGATGAGAACGGCGCGATCGCGACGAGCTGGGATGTCCCCGCCGACTACCCGGTCGGCCAGGCGGACTTCTCCGCAGAGGGCCAGACCTCTGGTCGTACCGCTGACGCGAGCACGGTCGTCGAGGCCGAGGGCGACGCCGGTGCGAATGTGAACGCTTCGGCTTCGGCATCCGCTTCGGCGACGGCCGACGACAACAGCAACGCCTCGGCTCAGGTCGCGGCTCAGGCTGCTGCCGATGAGGACGCGAACACGACCGCTTCGGCGGCCGCAGACGTGACCGCTGACGCTGCCGCTGCAGTTGCTGCGACCGCGGAGGCCTCGACTGAGGCTTCGGCGAACACGCAGGCTGCTGCTGCTGCTTCGGCTCAGGCCTCGGCCGACTCGACCGCTGATTCCGCTCAGGATGCCGACGCGTCGGCTGCTGCTTCGGCTGCGGCGACCGCGGATGCAGCCTCTGCCTCGGAGGCCTCCTCGGAGGCTGCCGCGCAGGCGACCTCGTCGGCCACCGCTTCGGCTGCTGCATCGGCCGATGTGGATGCGAACGCTTCGGCTGATCCCGCTGCGAACGCGACGGCCGATCCGACCGCTGCCGCGACCGCGACCGCTGATCCGGATGCGACCGCGACGGCTGACCCGGATGCGACCGCGACGGCTGACCCGGCCGCGGATGCGTCGGCTGATCCGACCGCGAACGCTTCGGCTGATCCCGCCGCGAACGCGACGGCCGATCCGACCGCTGCCGCGACGGCGACCGCTGATCCGGATGTGACCGCGACGGCTACGGCCGACCCGGATGCGACTGCGACCGCGACGGCTGATCCTGACGCGAACGCGACTGCTGACGCCGACGTGAATGTGAACGCTTCGGCTTCCGCATCGGCTTCGGCTGATGCCGCTGCTGACAACGAGGCGACCGCTGCCGCGCAGGCTGCCGCTGAGGCCGCTGCCGATGAGGACGCGAACACGACCGCGTCGGCTGCCGCCGATGTGAGCGCGAACGCCGCTGCTGAGGTCGCTGCGACGGCTGACGCCTCGAACGAGGCTTCGGCGAACACGCAGGCCGCGGCTTCCGCCTCGGCTCAGGCCTCGGCCGACTCGACCGCTGATTCCGCTCAGGATGCCGATGCGTCGGCTGCTGCTTCGGCCGCTGCCAACGCAGACGCTTCGGCTGCTTCGGAGGCCTCCTCGGAGGCTGCCGCGCAGGCGACCTCGTCGGCCACCGCTTCTGCTTCGGCTTCGGCCGACGCGAATGCGAGCGCCGATGCTGATCCGAGCGCAGCTGCAACGGCTACGGCCGATCCCGACGCGACCGCGACCGCCGACGCCGACCCCAGCGCGAGCGCTGAGGCTGAGGCAGAGGCCGACGCTGACACTGATGTGAACGCGTCTGCTTCGGCAGCCGCATCGGCCCAGGCCGATGTTTCCGCCGACGCTGCCGCTGAGACCGCTGCTGAGACCTCGGCGACCGCCGACGCCTCGACCTCGGCAACCGCTGAGGCCTCCGCTGCAGCGGACGTCAGCGCCCAGGCTGCGGCTCAGGCCGCCGCCCAGGTTGCAGCCAGCGCCGACGTCGAGGCTGATGCGTCGCAGAACGCGTCGCAGGACACCTCGGCTGACGCCAACGTCGCTGCGAGCGCTGCGGCCCAGGCGAGCGCCGACCAGTCGGCCTCCGCTGACGCCACCGCCTCGGCCACGGCTTCCGCCTCGGCCGAAGCCGATGCGACCTCCGCTGCCGCTGCCACGGCCGAGGCTGATGCGGCATCCGCCGCCGAGGCCGCTGCCAGCCAGCAGGCGAAGGCTGCATCGACGGCCAACGCGGCGGCTTCGGCCTCCGCTTCGGCCAGCAGCCAGGGTGCGTCCGAGGGTGCGGCTCACGCCAGCGCCAAGGATCTCGCTCGCACCGGTGCCGACCAGGGCGGCCTCATCGCCGCCGCCGGTCTGATGCTGCTGCTCGCGGGAGCCGCGGGTGTGGTCGTCGCGAGGCGCCGCACCGCGAACGCGGGCCGCTGAGATAACCGGTGAGGGGGTCGCGCCGTCGGGCGCGGCCCCCGATCCGCGTGGCCGGGGACGCCGATCGGCGACCCCGGCCACGCTCTGGTTTTCGGGAGACGCCGCCACCCCATAAAGTGGAGGCACTGTGGTCGCAGGGGATCGAGAAGGCGACCGCACCGCATCGAGTTTTGACACGCATTGAGAGCTATGGGGGAGCCATGCCGAACACGAGAACACCGGAGCGCGAAGATCCGGTTT
This DNA window, taken from Leucobacter tenebrionis, encodes the following:
- a CDS encoding phosphorylase family protein yields the protein MPQPTTLLVFAHRDEASAFADVPHLVTGVGKVNAAVSLATALAVGGIDQVVVLGTAGVVSDGPERPSLEDVYQITGVVQHDFSLPSPELRPAGPAILPPERTAVIATGDVFVQNDAQRARIAGLGASLVDMEAYAYASVCERLGVPLQLFKVPSDFADSATTDEEWDTIVFRKSEQLREFWDRLA
- a CDS encoding IS1249 family transposase, translated to MLCGTKLVKNGKHPSGTQRWRCKNCGTSSVRKRPDLTQREQLREFVSWLTGKHSQPEIDGTRTGRTFRRRTAWCWGMRPTLPPCKTIFHAVMVDGIWIGSWCLLIALSDTGRVLAWQWSGGETTAAWAALLEQIPSPGVLVSDGGSGLPSALRQAWPHTQHQRCLFHLQLNVTRHLTRNPRTRAGRALRQLVMQLGEVWDEDAAISWQIRLDEWWRAFGHLTRERTLLRNGNFGFTHDRLRKAWLLVRNVVRKNLLFTYIIYGNPRTTSPLEGGVNAQLRDLLKRHRGMSEEHRRRAAEWFLTLHELSLDEALNTAAPEPQKPPPKPQEEPTGPALYDTGLDASEGLWKRTGWAGRA
- a CDS encoding helix-turn-helix transcriptional regulator — protein: MQGAIEATGEEVRETILRHVLSSSDPVLVTGPNGSGKSHLLRSLSASLSEHDVQHFIVEGTDPDAAQRIEQLPPGALTLVDDCEFASSEALQAMAERVAAGSNVLATITESSASTGYGERMRRLHERFPEARSILERIQPIRLEPLSDDRIARLVHRASPEPLSSVTVAAIQQLSWGLPGAALTLLQLHRSGSLSSTPRPKILRTHASDLHLSTLHHPIRIAESQLTSEQIAAAIVLSEIGPRSRSGIADVFGADTQSRLFDSGLLLPHPDSPGLFGVPGLYAAAVRSLTTPDTLGRVRQSTAAHLLSQETYGIPLPDHEAIFCAGVLSRNDRSIVSDPLLSEQHTSFLKRVIGDLVSFGEGARARDLLLRLGQQGPGLCSLARARLVTVLRDAHVGLQSLLGATPPHGNCDLPPTEPEKRIAAGFLRSNLAAEAGLPFEPDPDIAPDDPEWSDTQLVIRRWNDAEPLAEDAPELLRIARTHPRPEISLLAQQLLSFEAALNGVRYRSLNVDDVEPRIARLAVHASESLRDVLSTAVVAQSIIRFFSPGPGDDPRLRNLVDRLPGSSRHRIWVTHLFAARTAFLHGDLTRSLLEWVGFADHLPRFIAFRLTDFIRTVSHLSFDQDQDPQALRLYSTQVLIYFSGQLDSVRAEAFADPASPAGRARIGSGDPAELEALPHQGPIRAHLEALRAQNPAALLRAAESLESLGFRAPAAYALREARRIFLRRRASGSVTATDARLAALRAGAARSVPWFNADAISTPPRERLTPRETVTAQLAAEGLSNREIAERMRCSVRTVESHLAQARAKLGVSSREAMKARLGNLISGEEARKASTGAGSSGSGAVPGSGTGSRPGSPLATTRRR
- a CDS encoding choice-of-anchor G family protein; the encoded protein is MTAVAGGVAIAPLTASADTVDVTADSAAHGHALWLDALSLDVAGTASSLSEFPDNAGPNTESLNLEALGLLNVDLGGVNLPLIGDGTNGGLLHLGNLGAISSWSSSPSLTESSASSGLINADGSLDVDADGNGANFERGKLDATGLLRQVLSDELVNTVLSEASVSIGALGSRADSVSGEVTSEYMFSGLGLDVKSPLVADLTGEIDGAVGGILGPIESAIQDGGALSTAITNLVNSLDGLPLVDAQLNAFGVDTTSLTSEVREALLQTPLENAEGSVSISLADGTIHVDLDRLVVDGSGATSLSTLPANTQVLDDATVTAILDGVSDALIGNGPNSLVTKAVDLITQGIYDLAVTLDIEVGLSVNYLLGTLDVAKGPITVNTSIGSLIGAEGYDAPVVNVEGVALLPGLPIPVNIGTLLQPVVDLLTSTLTTIGGEILDPLVSTAVANVQPALMTVVEGVVTPVISALEPLLQNLLTITINEQPTLAGGQGDFGEGSFTVRALSISLLPNVATNGAVALQLGSSTVDALDEVPATLQASPNPVLQGGTVTLTGTGFEPGEDVEITLPDGTTTTVTADENGAIATSWDVPADYPVGQADFSAEGQTSGRTADASTVVEAEGDAGANVNASASASASATADDNSNASAQVAAQAAADEDANTTASAAADVTADAAAAVAATAEASTEASANTQAAAAASAQASADSTADSAQDADASAAASAAATADAASASEASSEAAAQATSSATASAAASADVDANASADPAANATADPTAAATATADPDATATADPDATATADPAADASADPTANASADPAANATADPTAAATATADPDVTATATADPDATATATADPDANATADADVNVNASASASASADAAADNEATAAAQAAAEAAADEDANTTASAAADVSANAAAEVAATADASNEASANTQAAASASAQASADSTADSAQDADASAAASAAANADASAASEASSEAAAQATSSATASASASADANASADADPSAAATATADPDATATADADPSASAEAEAEADADTDVNASASAAASAQADVSADAAAETAAETSATADASTSATAEASAAADVSAQAAAQAAAQVAASADVEADASQNASQDTSADANVAASAAAQASADQSASADATASATASASAEADATSAAAATAEADAASAAEAAASQQAKAASTANAAASASASASSQGASEGAAHASAKDLARTGADQGGLIAAAGLMLLLAGAAGVVVARRRTANAGR